From a region of the Myxococcaceae bacterium JPH2 genome:
- a CDS encoding TIGR04013 family B12-binding domain/radical SAM domain-containing protein — MSSRPQVSLVLSYQYPGKYAFTVLAGAVEADPALADVSLHFPRDRESLLTTVRERVDAGDVVVVAWSFYSASFGPAAEELAWVRARLEGRQALCIAGGVHATAEPLQTLQAGFDLIAVGEGEHTLRALLLRVLRGEDPRGTHGVAYLDAGKLVQRGHGEGVRLDDFPPFAARHAKFGAVEITRGCIYACRFCQTPFMSKARFRHRSVANVARWAGELRRAGRRDIRFITPTSMSYGTADETMNLAAVEELLVAVREAMGPDGRIFYGTFPSEVRPEHVTPEALALLKRHVHNDNLIIGGQSGSERMLQATRRGHDVETVVRAARLAVEGGFVPNVDFILGLPGEEPEDVDATLDLMQRLAELGARVHGHTFMPLPGTPYRDAPPGRVDARAQQRLDWLASQGRLYGHWKQQGALAEQIAARRQPRAR; from the coding sequence ATGTCCTCGCGCCCTCAGGTCTCGCTCGTCCTCAGCTATCAGTACCCCGGCAAGTACGCGTTCACCGTGCTGGCTGGGGCCGTGGAGGCGGACCCGGCGCTCGCGGACGTGTCGCTGCACTTCCCGCGCGACCGCGAGTCCCTGCTGACCACCGTGCGCGAGCGGGTGGACGCGGGCGACGTGGTGGTGGTCGCCTGGTCGTTCTACTCGGCCAGCTTCGGCCCCGCCGCCGAGGAGCTGGCCTGGGTTCGCGCACGGCTGGAGGGTCGTCAGGCGCTGTGCATCGCGGGCGGGGTGCACGCCACGGCCGAGCCGCTCCAGACGCTCCAGGCCGGCTTCGACCTCATCGCCGTGGGCGAGGGTGAGCACACGCTGCGCGCCCTGCTCCTGCGCGTGCTCCGCGGCGAGGACCCGCGCGGGACGCATGGCGTGGCGTATCTGGACGCGGGCAAGCTGGTGCAGCGAGGCCATGGCGAGGGCGTGCGGCTGGATGACTTCCCGCCCTTCGCCGCGCGGCACGCGAAGTTCGGCGCGGTGGAAATCACCCGAGGCTGCATCTACGCCTGCCGCTTCTGTCAGACGCCCTTCATGAGCAAGGCGCGCTTCCGTCATCGCTCGGTGGCCAACGTGGCGCGGTGGGCGGGAGAGCTCCGACGCGCGGGTCGGCGGGACATCCGCTTCATCACGCCCACGTCCATGTCCTACGGCACGGCGGACGAGACGATGAACCTGGCCGCGGTGGAGGAGCTGCTCGTCGCGGTGCGCGAGGCCATGGGGCCGGACGGGCGCATCTTCTACGGCACCTTTCCCTCGGAGGTCCGCCCGGAGCATGTGACGCCCGAGGCCCTGGCGCTGCTCAAGCGCCACGTGCACAACGACAACCTCATCATCGGAGGCCAGTCCGGCTCCGAGCGCATGCTCCAGGCCACGCGTCGGGGACACGACGTGGAGACGGTGGTGCGGGCGGCACGCCTCGCGGTGGAGGGTGGCTTCGTGCCCAACGTGGACTTCATCCTCGGGCTGCCGGGCGAGGAGCCGGAGGACGTGGACGCCACGCTGGACTTGATGCAGCGGCTGGCGGAGCTGGGCGCGCGGGTGCATGGGCACACGTTCATGCCCTTGCCCGGGACGCCTTATCGAGACGCGCCCCCGGGACGGGTGGATGCGCGAGCCCAGCAGCGACTGGATTGGCTCGCGTCACAGGGGCGCTTGTACGGACACTGGAAGCAGCAGGGCGCGCTCGCCGAGCAGATTGCCGCCCGAAGACAGCCACGCGCGCGGTAG